Proteins found in one Scomber scombrus chromosome 15, fScoSco1.1, whole genome shotgun sequence genomic segment:
- the LOC133994957 gene encoding piggyBac transposable element-derived protein 3-like: MQPARREPRYSVQDVIEMVQNGESEVEMESSDTDESNEDSDEDVCKEVDKENQPPMDCPADNYVDIEQKTNQHTMPRDRYRWLKKDFISPNTDFSGLDITADDISLHTPLEYFQKFVSEDMVEALAQNTNEYSFQERGTSVNTTAKEIEKMLGMYLKMGLVQMAGTRMYWETETRYSPVADVMPRNRFQSLLTSLHFVNNMTVSETEKKDKLWKLRLWLDSFREKCLQVVPEEHNSVDEMMIPFKGKFSSIKQYMRGKPNPWGFKVWVRTGISGMMCDFDVYQGSVNGIRAKSELGLSGEVVMKLASTLPEGQNYKLYADNYFTCVPLLVKLLDRGIHYVGTARQVRLPNCNLEDEKSLKKKGRGSYDVRVEGNHNICAVKWYDSRAVTLVSSFAGPEPVQKIQRWDKANRTYVEVERPYIVGAYNKYMGGVDLLDSFTAKYKFPIKSRRWYMYIFWHTIILAVVNAWLLYKRDCKALKMSSKETMNRRQFQAQLASSLILVNATLQTPKRGRPSSGKGSPATQTVTSGSPLNAQKRPSKRCAHLPLDVRNDLVAHFPRKTGRGRCRHCNKGYTNTQCRKCDVRLCFTDDRDCFWDFHHQ; encoded by the coding sequence atgCAACCAGCAAGGAGAGAGCCACGATACAGTGTGCAGGATGTCATTGAAATGGTCCAAAATGGAGAGAGTGAGGTGGAGATGGAAAGCAGTGACACCGATGAAAGCAATGAAGACTCTGATGAAGATGTCTGTAAAGAAGTAGACAAAGAAAACCAACCACCCATGGACTGTCCAGCTGATAATTACGTGGACATCgagcaaaaaacaaaccaacacacCATGCCCCGTGACAGGTATCGCTGGCTGAAAAAAGATTTCATCAGTCCCAACACTGATTTTTCTGGTCTGGATATCACAGCAGATGACATTTCCCTCCACACACCATTGGAATACTTCCAGAAGTTTGTGTCCGAAGACATGGTTGAGGCTCtggcacaaaacacaaatgagtACAGCTTTCAGGAGCGTGGAACGTCTGTAAACACCACTGCAAAGGAAATCGAAAAAATGCTTGGCATGTACCTGAAGATGGGCCTGGTACAAATGGCTGGAACCCGTATGTATTGGGAGACAGAGACGCGGTACTCCCCTGTTGCTGATGTGATGCCACGCAACAGATTCCAATCCCTGTTGACgtcattacattttgtaaataacATGACAGTATCTGAGacggaaaagaaagacaaactaTGGAAACTCAGACTGTGGCTTGATTCATTCAGAGAGAAATGCCTGCAGGTGGTACCAGAAGAGCACAACTCTGTGGATGAGATGATGATTCCTTTCAAGGGGAAATTCAGCAGCATCAAGCAATATATGCGAGGCAAGCCAAACCCATGGGGATTCAAAGTGTGGGTGAGAACTGGAATCTCTGGCATGATGTGTGACTTTGATGTCTACCAAGGCAGTGTCAACGGAATACGAGCCAAATCTGAACTTGGATTGTCAGGTGAGGTTGTGATGAAACTTGCTTCCACACTTCCAGAAGGTCAGAACTACAAACTGTATGCAGACAACTACTTCACCTGTGTTCCATTATTAGTGAAGCTCCTTGATCGGGGAATTCATTACGTGGGAACAGCCAGGCAGGTGCGCCTACCCAACTGTAACCTTGAAGACGAGAAGAGCTTGAAGAAAAAGGGGAGAGGAAGCTATGACGTCAGAGTGGAGGGGAATCACAACATCTGTGCTGTCAAATGGTATGACAGCAGGGCCGTCACACTTGTGTCATCCTTTGCTGGACCTGAACCTGTGCAGAAGATTCAACGCTGGGACAAAGCCAACAGAACCTACGTTGAAGTTGAGAGGCCTTACATTGTTGGTGCCTACAACAAGTACATGGGAGGTGTGGATTTGTTGGACTCATTTACAGCCAAATATAAGTTCCCCATCAAATCCCGTCGCTGGTACATGTACATCTTCTGGCACACCATCATCCTTGCTGTGGTCAATGCCTGGCTGCTCTACAAGCGGGACTGTAAAGCGCTCAAGATGTCTAGCAAAGAGACAATGAACAGGAGACAGTTTCAGGCACAGCTAGCATCCTCTCTCATCCTGGTAAATGCAACACTTCAAACTCCAAAGAGAGGACGGCCATCTTCAGGCAAAGGGAGCCCAGCAACACAGACAGTGACATCAGGAAGCCCTCTGAATGCTCAGAAGAGGCCATCCAAGAGATGTGCACACCTCCCATTGGATGTACGCAACGATCTAGTTGCCCATTTCCCAAGGAAGACAGGGAGAGGACGCTGCAGACACTGCAATAAAGGATACACCAACACACAATGCAGAAAGTGTGATGTTCGCCTTTGCTTTACAGACGACAGGGACTGTTTTTGGGACTTTCACCACCAATGA